CCTGTTCGATTTCATCAATCCGGGACTGCTGGGGTCCGCAGCGGAGTTCAAGCGTTTTGCCAAAACGCTGGACCGGAACCGCTCCCGCTACGGCATCCTGCGCCAATTGATCCGCCCCTATATTCTCAGACGGCTGAAGACCGACAAACAGGTGATCCGGGACCTTCCGGCCAAGGTGGAGATGAAAACCTACACCGATCTGTCCGCCAAGCAGGTCGTGCTTTACAAGCAACTGGTAGACAATCTGGCGAAAACCCTTGAGGAAAAAGACGGCATGCAGCGCAAGGGGTTGATTCTGTCCGCCCTGGTGAAATTCAAGCAGCTGTGCAACCATCCGGATCAGTACCTGGGCGGCAACGGCTATGGAGAAGCGGAATCCGGCAAGTTCGGCCGGCTGCGCGAAGTCTGCCGCACCATTCGCGAAAAAAGAGAGCGCGTCCTCGTTTTTACCCAATTCAAGGAAATCATTGACCCGCTTTGCCTTTTTCTGGCAGAGATTTTTCATCGTCAGGGCGTGTTTCTGCACGGAGGCGTTCCGGTAAAAAAAAGAAAAGCGGTGATCGACAAATTTCAGGGAGAAAACTACGTGCCTTTCATGGTGCTCTCCCTCAAAGCCGGAGGCGTGGGATTGAATCTGACCCAAGCCAACCATGTAATTCATTTCGACCGCTGGTGGAATCCGGCGGTCGAAAACCAGGCCACCGACCGGGCCTTTCGCATCGGCCAGAAAAAGAAAGTGCTCGTCCACAAGTTTATCGCCAACGGCACGATCGAGGAAAGAATCGATTCGATGATCGAAGACAAACAGCAGTTGTCGAAAGATGTCATTGCCGCCGGCAGCGAGGACTGGATCACGGAGATGGACAACGAGAAGGTCATGGATATGTTCCGCTTGTCGCTGCCCGAACGATAGGACGATAATCGCAATGAGCTATTTCAGATTTCCCCGCTATGTCTCCGTCGCCGAAAAAAGGGCGCGGGCCGAGAAAAAAATCCGCCAGTTGAAAAAGAAAAACCCGGGCCTCGCGCCGGTCATCCTCGAAGGTCACAGCCTGGCTAAAACCTGGTGGGGCAAGTCCTGGAACGAAAATCTCGAACGCTATGCCGATTACAGCAACCGCATTGGGCGCGGACGCAGTTACGTGCGCCATATGGCGGTCCTCGACCTTGGCATCCGGCCCGGATCGGTCAAAGCCCTGGTGCAGGGATCGGCAAACAAACCCTATTCGGTCGAAATAGGGATACAGGCCCTTAAAAAATCCAACTGGAAACAGATCACCGCCGCCTGTGCCGACCGGTTAGATTCGCTGCAGGATCTTCTGGACGGAAAATTCCCCCGGGATCTTTCTCATCTTTTCATGCAAAAGGGCCATGGCCTTTTCCCCAGCCCAAAAGAAATCCAATTTTCGTGCAGTTGTCCGGATTGGGCAACCATGTGCAAGCATGTGGCCGCCGTGCTCTACGGTATCGGTGCACGGTTGGACGAGGATCCGTCACTGTTTTTCGTTCTGCGCAAGGCCAACCTGGACGACCTGATTGCCAAAACCGTCGATGACGCCGCGGTGAAATACATCCGGCAAGCCGAAGAGAGCACCCCACCGATGGTTGCCGAAGAGGATCTTGGCGCGGTTTTCGGCATCGACATGGATACGATGCCCGATTTCGAAAAAGCGGCGTCCGAGGCATCACCTGAACCGGCGGCCCAAAAGATGCGGACAACGAAGAAAAATAGACCGGAACCGGTGGCCCCCGGAGATCGCGGGAAGGCCGTTTTAAGCGTTATCAAGGCCGCCTCCGAAGGCATCCGACCCCCTCAAGTCGCCGAAGCGACCGGCCTATCTCCGGCTGCCGTTCGTCCGGTTATCGCGCGTTTGATGAAAACCGGAAAAATCCGGCGGATTTCCCGCGGCCTGTATGGACCGCCAGCCAGACGCCGCGGGAAGCATTCGGCCAATGCGACCGCAGCCGTTCTCGAAATCATCGAGTCCCATCCCGACGGCATTACCGTTCCCGCCCTCAAAACCCAATCGGGTTTCGAAGAGAAAAAGCTGCGCAATATTGTCTTCCGTCTATTCAGATCTGGAAAGGTTCGTAGGATCGGACGGGGAGTCTATATGGCCGTTTGATAAAAGCATGGGAAATATATCATTGACCTTTTTCGACTATGGGCGTATCTTTCTTACATATTTCTTACATCGCGCCTGGAGGTTGCCATGCAAACGACCAAACTATCCAGCAAAGGACAAGTTATCATACCGAAATATTTGAGGAACCGTTACAACTGGGATATTGGCCAAACTTTAACCGTAATCGATACAGGCAATGGGATTTTATTAAAACCCGCACGCCCTTTTAAAAGTACCAAACTTGATCAAGTCGCTGGAATATTAAAATATAAAGGTAAACCAGTTTCTATTGATCAAATGAATGAAGCGATCAAAAAAGGGGCTTTGGAGCAGAAAAAATGATTTCGGTAGACACCAACGTCATTGTTCGGTTGCTTACCGGAGACGACCAATTACAATTCGAAGCAGCAAAGTATCTGTTTTCAAAAGAAAATATTTTAATACCGACAACTGTATTACTTGAATCTGAGTGGGTTCTAAGATATGCTTACCATTTTAAACAGCCTGATATTACCACAGCCTTCCAGTCTCTACTTGGATTATCAAATGTCGAGTTAGAGGAGCCATCTGTAATTTTCAATGCTATTGAATGGCACCGGGGTGGGATGGATTTTGCCGATGCCCTTCATTTGGCTCAATCAAAAGGCGCAGAGGCATTCGTAACATTTGATAAAAAACTTATAAAATCTGCATCGAAGAATACTACATTGCAAGTTCGAGAACCCTAAGGGCCGAATTGGAACTCAATGGATTTCCCCGTCCTGTTTTGCCAATCCTTCGATTCTTTATTCTCTCTGAACTAAAGCCGTAAAAAATGGGCCATCCATCATTCACAGTAAATCTTGTTGTCATGGGTTACCTTGCAGGATTTCAGTCCTTTGGGCAACGGCTTTGAGAGCATCAAATGCGTGTTTCTGTAAACACACGCTATCCAGTATTGCCGGGGATTTTCCTTATCGAGAGTATATAGGTAAAAATTATCGTTGGATCCCTTGTTGCTTGCGGCCAACACGGCCAGTTGCTCTGGCGGGCCGTCGTAGATGTAGACGATCTTTAACGTAGAAGGATATTGAGACTTACCTGCCGCCCAGGAACCCGGAACGCTTTCCAGGGTCTGTTCTGTTTCAATTTGCTGCGGGCATTCCCACTCCGATGCATTTCCCGGCGATCCATTTCCCAGCCCGGCAGCCAAAACAAGGCTTAAGATACAGAGAACAATTCTCATTTGTCTTTCCTCCTTTAGCGGCCCAATGCCCTGCTCACCAGCAGGCAAACAATGCGGAATTTCAACTTGGTGCGGCCGTCCGGACAGGCGTTATGCCTTGATTTCATCAATTGGCAATATCTGTTTTCCATGTCGAATCGTAAGTATAGAAATTTGTTTTATTCCGATGTGATAGATGATTCGATAGTTTCCGTAAATTAACTCCCTAAACTGATGTTCATTAATTTCAGGGACAATCCGTCCAAGTTCCGGATTCGCTCGAAGCCGGTCAACTTTTGAAAACATTGTATGAATCCAATTGTCTGCTGCTAAAGGTTTATCTTGCGAAATGTAATCAACTATTTCTGAGGCCCTTTCAAGAGCAAGGGGAGACCACACGATTTTCATTTGGGGATTCGCTTCAATAATTTGGCTTTTGCCTCTTGGTGGGAGATTCCTTCTCCTTTTGCCAGTTGATTGAGAGAAGTTTGAACATCTGAAAGAAGGTCAATTTTTTCTTGCATAGCTTCAAACTCACTTGCCCCCAAAAGTACAGCCACACCCTTACCATGCTGCGTAATTACAACTGGGCGTTTGGTTTCATGGACTTGTTTGATGTAAGAAGCCATGGCATTTCTGACTTCCGACATTGACCTGATGTCTTGATCGATTTTGAGCTTTTGCATTTTGCACCTCTATTGGTATTTATTTTGTACATAATAACATACAAATTTAGGTGCAATCAACTGTCTTCTTAAAAGCCAAAAAGTGCGGATTACTTGCCAGACACGTCGTTTCGCCCGGTCAAGGACACCTTTGGGAAAAATTGGGGACATGCGATTTTAGGTTACGACACAGATACCAATGAAACAATGGACCTAACTTTCCCATCCCTAACTTTCCCATGCTATCTGGGATGGGTTACTTGTCAGTTGAGCCCCAGGACGGCCGACCGCCGTCCAACTTCATCCCGCTCAGGAAGGTCCCTTGGGAGCGCCGGCGATGCGCGAGCCCAAACCCGGACCGGCCATGAAGCCCTCCTGATCCGCCTTGGATTCAATTTCCCGACTTTTACATTTGGGGCATACCGCAGGCGTGTCATCGCCTTTGAATGTGAGATGCACAAAGGTGTGGCCGCAGGCCTGGCAGCGGCATTGGGCGGTAGGCATGGTGAGGCCTCCTATTGACCTTTAGAAAACCTTATCGGTTCGGCTTGATCGTTCCTTGAGAAGCGGCTTCCGGCTGCAACCGATCCACAGAATCGCGGCTGGAAGCCGCTCCAACGCCATCCCGGTCCCTCGCAAACATATCGCCTTTTACGTTCACCTGGCGGGCGCCAAACGGTGAAACCCATAAAACAAAGCCC
This window of the uncultured Desulfosarcina sp. genome carries:
- a CDS encoding type II toxin-antitoxin system Phd/YefM family antitoxin; this translates as MQKLKIDQDIRSMSEVRNAMASYIKQVHETKRPVVITQHGKGVAVLLGASEFEAMQEKIDLLSDVQTSLNQLAKGEGISHQEAKAKLLKRIPK
- a CDS encoding type IV toxin-antitoxin system AbiEi family antitoxin domain-containing protein translates to MSYFRFPRYVSVAEKRARAEKKIRQLKKKNPGLAPVILEGHSLAKTWWGKSWNENLERYADYSNRIGRGRSYVRHMAVLDLGIRPGSVKALVQGSANKPYSVEIGIQALKKSNWKQITAACADRLDSLQDLLDGKFPRDLSHLFMQKGHGLFPSPKEIQFSCSCPDWATMCKHVAAVLYGIGARLDEDPSLFFVLRKANLDDLIAKTVDDAAVKYIRQAEESTPPMVAEEDLGAVFGIDMDTMPDFEKAASEASPEPAAQKMRTTKKNRPEPVAPGDRGKAVLSVIKAASEGIRPPQVAEATGLSPAAVRPVIARLMKTGKIRRISRGLYGPPARRRGKHSANATAAVLEIIESHPDGITVPALKTQSGFEEKKLRNIVFRLFRSGKVRRIGRGVYMAV
- a CDS encoding AbrB/MazE/SpoVT family DNA-binding domain-containing protein, encoding MQTTKLSSKGQVIIPKYLRNRYNWDIGQTLTVIDTGNGILLKPARPFKSTKLDQVAGILKYKGKPVSIDQMNEAIKKGALEQKK
- a CDS encoding type II toxin-antitoxin system VapC family toxin, yielding MISVDTNVIVRLLTGDDQLQFEAAKYLFSKENILIPTTVLLESEWVLRYAYHFKQPDITTAFQSLLGLSNVELEEPSVIFNAIEWHRGGMDFADALHLAQSKGAEAFVTFDKKLIKSASKNTTLQVREP
- a CDS encoding STY0301 family protein, with product MRIVLCILSLVLAAGLGNGSPGNASEWECPQQIETEQTLESVPGSWAAGKSQYPSTLKIVYIYDGPPEQLAVLAASNKGSNDNFYLYTLDKENPRQYWIACVYRNTHLMLSKPLPKGLKSCKVTHDNKIYCE
- a CDS encoding type II toxin-antitoxin system RelE/ParE family toxin — protein: MKIVWSPLALERASEIVDYISQDKPLAADNWIHTMFSKVDRLRANPELGRIVPEINEHQFRELIYGNYRIIYHIGIKQISILTIRHGKQILPIDEIKA
- a CDS encoding zinc ribbon domain-containing protein; this encodes MPTAQCRCQACGHTFVHLTFKGDDTPAVCPKCKSREIESKADQEGFMAGPGLGSRIAGAPKGPS